In Gossypium arboreum isolate Shixiya-1 chromosome 6, ASM2569848v2, whole genome shotgun sequence, the following are encoded in one genomic region:
- the LOC108485390 gene encoding beta-amyrin synthase-like, with protein MWRLKIGEGGNDPYLYSTNNFLGRQTWEFDPNAGTAEERAEVEEARLNFYNNRYNVQPSSDLLWQMQFLREKKMQQTIPQPKIEDGEEVTYEVTTAAVKRSVHLFSALQSTHGHWPAENSGPMFYLPPLVMSLYITGHLNTIFSAEHRKEIFRFIYCHQNEDGGWGLYVGGHSTMFCTALNYICLRLLGVGHDGGLNNACERARKWILDRGGVTAIPSWGKTWLSILGVYEWSGCHPMPPEFWLFPSYFPINPARMLSFCRLAYLPMSYLYGRKFVGPITPLILQLRQELHTEPYDEIDWSKKRHLCAKEDLHYPHSLPQILLWDSLYLFSEPLLNRWPFNKLRKKALKVAMDLIHYEDEISCYITIACVEKVLCMLACWVEDPNGIYFKKHLARIADYLWVAEDGMKMKGIASQVWDASLLLQALLATNLYDEIGLTLMKGHNFLKNSQVRDNPPGDFKRMFRHISKGSWTYSNRDHGWQVSDCTAESLKCCVSFAMMAPEMVGEKMEEEQFYDAVNILLSLQSKNGGYPAWEPAGGAFWWEWLNPVEFLEDLTKEYEYVECTSSSIQALANFKKLYPGHRKIEIENCIRKAAKFLEDVQYPDGSWYACWGICFFYGTWFALSGLKAAGKNFKNCLAIRKGVEFLLKTQREDGGWGELSFLS; from the exons ATGTGGAGGCTTAAGATAGGAGAAGGTGGCAATGATCCCTACCTTTACAGTACCAACAATTTTCTGGGAAGACAAACGTGGGAGTTCGATCCTAATGCAGGCACAGCTGAAGAAAGAGCTGAGGTTGAAGAAGCTCGTCTTAACTTCTACAACAATCGATACAATGTTCAGCCCAGTTCTGATCTCCTCTGGCAAATGCAG TTTCTAAGAGAGAAGAAGATGCAACAAACCATTCCCCAACCAAAGATAGAGGATGGTGAAGAAGTGACATATGAAGTTACAACTGCAGCAGTGAAGAGAAGTGTGCACTTATTTTCAGCTCTACAATCAACACATGGCCATTGGCCAGCTGAGAATTCTGGCCCCATGTTTTATCTTCCTCCTTTGGTCATGTCTCTATATATCACGGGACATCTCAATACTATATTTTCTGCAGAGCATCGCAAAGAAATTTTCCGTTTTATTTACTGTCATCag AACGAGGATGGAGGGTGGGGATTATACGTAGGGGGTCACAGTACAATGTTTTGCACAGCTCTCAACTACATTTGTTTGCGTTTACTGGGAGTAGGACATGATGGTGGCCTTAATAATGCTTGTGAGAGAGCTCGAAAGTGGATTCTCGATCGTGGGGGTGTCACTGCCATTCCCTCTTGGGGCAAGACTTGGCTTTCA ATATTGGGTGTTTATGAATGGTCAGGCTGTCACCCAATGCCTCCAGAATTTTGGCTCTTTCCTTCTTATTTTCCCATTAATCCAG CAAGGATGCTTTCTTTTTGCCGATTAGCTTACCTGCCAATGTCATATTTGTACGGAAGAAAATTCGTGGGTCCAATCACACCTCTGATTTTACAGTTAAGACAAGAACTCCACACCGAACCATATGATGAAATCGATTGGAGCAAAAAGAGGCATTTATGTGCAAAG GAAGATCTCCACTATCCTCATTCATTGCCTCAAATATTGCTTTGGGATAGTCTCTACCTATTTTCAGAGCCTCTCCTTAATCGTTGGCCCTTtaataaattgagaaaaaaagcTCTTAAAGTAGCAATGGATCTCATTCACTATGAAGATGAAATCAGTTGCTATATTACCATTGCATGTGTGGAAAAG GTTCTATGTATGCTTGCTTGTTGGGTTGAAGATCCAAATGGAATTTATTTTAAGAAACATCTTGCTAGGATTGCTGACTATTTGTGGGTTGCAGAAGATGGAATGAAGATGAAG GGCATTGCAAGTCAAGTTTGGGATGCTAGTCTCCTTCTCCAAGCTTTGCTTGCTACCAATTTATATGATGAAATTGGACTAACTCTGATGAAGGGGCACAATTTCTTAAAGAACTCACAG GTTAGGGATAATCCTCCAGGAGATTTTAAAAGAATGTTTAGACATATTTCTAAAGGATCATGGACATACTCTAATAGAGATCATGGATGGCAAGTTTCTGATTGTACTGCAGAAAGTTTAAAG TGTTGTGTAAGTTTTGCAATGATGGCACCAGAAATGGTTGGTGAGAAAATGGAAGAAGAGCAATTTTATGATGCTGTCAATATTCTTCTATCTTTACAG AGTAAAAATGGTGGTTATCCAGCTTGGGAACCAGCAGGAGGTGCATTCTGGTGGGAG TGGTTGAATCCAGTTGAGTTTCTTGAGGATCTGACCAAAGAATATGA GTATGTAGAGTGCACTTCATCATCAATCCAGGCACTAGCTAATTTCAAGAAATTATACCCAGGGCATAGAAAAATAGAGATTGAAAATTGCATCAGAAAAGCTGCAAAGTTCCTTGAAGATGTGCAATACCCTGATGGTTCTTG GTATGCATGTTGGGGAATTTGCTTCTTTTATGGGACATGGTTTGCACTATCAGGTCTTAAGGCTGCAGGAAAGAACTTCAAAAATTGTTTGGCTATTAGGAAAGGAGTtgaatttttgcttaaaacccaaAGAGAAGATGGTGGTTGGGGAGAGCTATCTTTCTTGTCCTAA